Proteins found in one Mesorhizobium sp. CAU 1732 genomic segment:
- a CDS encoding isoprenyl transferase, with product MQLRDAGFPERNRDLKPAHIAIIMDGNGRWAKARGLPRAAGHRAGVEALRRTVRAAGDLGVEWLTVYAFSSENWSRPKSEVSDLMGLLKMFIRRDLAEIHQAGVRVLMIGERDGLSRDIRSLIEEAEALTAANKAMNLVIAFNYGSRDEIARAARTFAEAAAAGTLDPAEITPEAFGQFLDTRHIPDPDLIVRTSGEQRLSNFLLWQGAYSELVFMPCYWPDFGPAELEQAIESFAGRERRFGGVVARDVAL from the coding sequence ATGCAGTTGCGCGATGCTGGTTTTCCTGAAAGGAACCGAGACTTGAAGCCTGCTCACATCGCGATCATCATGGATGGCAATGGCCGCTGGGCGAAGGCACGCGGCCTGCCGCGCGCCGCGGGCCACAGGGCGGGCGTCGAGGCGCTGCGCCGCACCGTGAGGGCCGCAGGCGACCTCGGCGTCGAATGGCTGACGGTCTACGCGTTCTCGTCGGAAAACTGGTCGCGGCCCAAATCCGAGGTCAGCGACCTCATGGGCCTGCTCAAGATGTTCATCCGCCGCGATCTGGCCGAGATCCATCAGGCCGGCGTGCGGGTGTTGATGATCGGAGAGCGGGACGGCCTGTCCCGCGACATCCGTTCGCTGATCGAGGAAGCCGAAGCGCTGACGGCGGCAAACAAGGCGATGAACCTCGTCATCGCGTTCAACTATGGATCGCGTGACGAGATCGCGCGCGCTGCCCGCACGTTCGCGGAAGCAGCCGCCGCCGGAACGCTCGACCCGGCCGAGATCACGCCGGAAGCATTCGGCCAGTTCCTCGATACAAGGCACATTCCCGATCCCGACCTGATCGTCCGCACCAGCGGCGAGCAGCGCCTGTCGAACTTCCTGCTCTGGCAGGGGGCCTATTCGGAACTCGTCTTCATGCCGTGTTACTGGCCCGATTTCGGCCCGGCCGAACTGGAGCAGGCGATCGAGAGCTTTGCGGGGCGCGAACGCCGGTTCGGCGGCGTCGTGGCGCGCGACGTGGCGTTATGA
- the frr gene encoding ribosome recycling factor: protein MSDGVDFKDIQRRMDGAISAFRNDLASLRTGRASSNLLDPIVVQAYGAPMPINQVATVSVPEPRMISVSVWDKQLVGAVDRAIRESNMGFNPIVDGTNLRIPLPELNEQRRKELAKIAHQYAEQAKVATRHVRRDGMEIAKKAEKDGDISQDDSRVQSDRVQKITDETITTIDGLLAEKEAEIMQV, encoded by the coding sequence ATGAGCGACGGGGTCGATTTCAAGGACATTCAGCGACGCATGGATGGCGCGATCAGCGCGTTCAGGAACGACCTCGCGTCGCTTCGCACGGGCCGCGCATCGTCCAACCTGCTCGATCCGATCGTCGTTCAGGCCTATGGCGCGCCGATGCCGATCAACCAGGTCGCGACCGTTTCCGTGCCTGAGCCGCGCATGATCTCGGTATCGGTGTGGGACAAGCAACTGGTCGGCGCCGTCGATCGGGCGATCCGCGAATCCAATATGGGCTTCAACCCGATCGTTGACGGCACCAATCTGCGCATCCCTCTGCCCGAACTGAACGAGCAGCGCCGCAAGGAACTGGCCAAGATCGCGCATCAATATGCCGAGCAGGCGAAGGTGGCGACGCGCCACGTCCGGCGCGACGGCATGGAGATCGCCAAGAAGGCGGAGAAGGACGGCGACATCAGCCAGGACGATTCTCGCGTCCAGTCCGACCGCGTCCAGAAGATCACCGACGAGACGATCACCACGATCGACGGCTTGCTTGCCGAGAAGGAAGCCGAGATCATGCAGGTCTAG
- the pyrH gene encoding UMP kinase: MPSKPAYRRVLLKASGEALMGEQGFGIDVSVVDRIASDIREARDMGVEVGVVIGGGNIFRGVAVASAGGDRVTGDHMGMLATVINSLALRTSLVKIGVDAVVLSAIAMPELCESFSQRQATAYMNQGKVVIFAGGTGNPFFTTDSAAALRAAEIGADALFKGTQVDGVYSADPKKDPTATRYERITHSDVLREGLSIMDAAAIALARENNIPIIVYSIHEQGGFGAILKGAGRCTVVSDA, encoded by the coding sequence ATGCCGTCCAAGCCAGCCTATCGCCGCGTCCTCCTCAAAGCTTCCGGCGAAGCGCTCATGGGCGAGCAGGGATTCGGCATCGACGTCTCCGTGGTCGATCGCATCGCCTCCGACATCAGGGAAGCGCGCGACATGGGCGTCGAGGTCGGCGTGGTGATCGGCGGCGGAAACATCTTTCGCGGCGTGGCCGTGGCCTCCGCGGGCGGCGATCGGGTCACCGGCGACCACATGGGCATGCTGGCGACCGTCATCAACTCGCTCGCGCTGCGCACCTCCCTGGTCAAGATCGGCGTCGATGCCGTGGTCCTGTCGGCCATCGCCATGCCGGAACTGTGCGAGAGCTTTTCGCAGCGCCAGGCGACCGCCTACATGAACCAGGGCAAGGTCGTGATCTTCGCCGGCGGCACCGGCAATCCCTTCTTCACGACCGATTCCGCGGCTGCCTTGCGCGCCGCCGAGATCGGCGCGGACGCCTTGTTCAAGGGCACGCAGGTCGATGGCGTCTACTCGGCCGACCCGAAGAAAGACCCGACCGCGACGCGTTACGAGCGCATCACGCACTCGGATGTGCTGCGCGAAGGCCTTTCGATCATGGATGCCGCCGCAATTGCACTTGCACGTGAGAACAACATTCCGATAATCGTCTACTCGATTCACGAGCAGGGCGGCTTTGGCGCCATTCTCAAGGGTGCTGGACGCTGCACTGTCGTCAGTGACGCATAG
- the tsf gene encoding translation elongation factor Ts — translation MSISAAQVKQLRDMTGAGMMDCKTALGETNGDMEAAVDWLRTKGIAKADKKAGRTAAEGLIGVQSDATSAVVVEVNSETDFVARNDAFQDIVRNVTQVALSTDGSTEAVAAATYPGGSKTVSDTIKDAIGTIGENMSLRRVGKLSVSSGAVATYVHNAVADNLGKMGVLVAIETTGDAEAARAFARQVAMHVAATNPLALTADEVDASAVTREKDIFAAQARESGKPENIIEKMVEGRMRKFFEEVVLLKQAFVLNPDLTVEAALKAAEKDIGAPATLTGFLRFALGEGIEKEQSDFAAEVAAAAKG, via the coding sequence ATGAGCATTTCTGCTGCACAGGTCAAACAACTGCGCGACATGACCGGCGCGGGCATGATGGACTGCAAGACGGCCCTTGGCGAGACCAATGGCGACATGGAGGCAGCCGTCGACTGGCTGCGCACGAAGGGCATCGCGAAGGCCGACAAGAAGGCCGGCCGCACCGCTGCCGAAGGCCTGATCGGCGTCCAGTCCGACGCGACCAGCGCGGTCGTCGTCGAGGTGAATTCCGAAACCGACTTCGTTGCCCGCAACGACGCGTTCCAGGACATCGTGCGCAACGTCACGCAGGTTGCCCTGTCGACCGACGGTTCCACCGAAGCGGTTGCCGCCGCGACCTATCCGGGCGGTTCCAAGACCGTCAGCGACACGATCAAGGACGCCATCGGCACGATCGGCGAGAACATGAGCCTGCGCCGCGTGGGCAAGCTCTCCGTCTCGTCCGGCGCGGTCGCGACCTACGTGCACAACGCGGTCGCCGACAATCTCGGCAAGATGGGCGTGCTCGTCGCCATCGAGACGACCGGTGACGCGGAAGCCGCGCGCGCCTTCGCGCGTCAGGTCGCCATGCACGTTGCCGCGACCAACCCGCTGGCGCTCACCGCCGACGAGGTCGACGCCTCTGCCGTCACCCGCGAAAAGGACATCTTCGCTGCCCAGGCGCGCGAGTCCGGCAAGCCCGAGAACATCATCGAGAAGATGGTCGAAGGCCGCATGCGCAAGTTCTTCGAGGAAGTCGTCCTGCTCAAGCAGGCCTTCGTCCTCAATCCCGACCTGACGGTCGAGGCGGCCCTCAAGGCCGCCGAAAAGGACATCGGCGCACCCGCGACCCTCACCGGCTTCCTGCGCTTCGCGCTGGGCGAGGGCATCGAGAAGGAACAGAGCGACTTCGCCGCCGAAGTCGCCGCTGCCGCCAAGGGCTGA
- the rpsB gene encoding 30S ribosomal protein S2 produces MALPDFSMRQLLEAGVHFGHQTHRWNPKMAPYIFGARNNIHVIDLSQTVPLLEQALKQVSDTVAKGGRVLFVGTKRQASDIVADAAQRSAQYYVNSRWLGGMLTNWKTISNSISRLRKLDEMLSGGEAQGFTKKERLNLDREREKLDKALGGIKDMGSTPDLMFVIDTNKEAIAILEAKRLGIPVVAIIDSNCDPDKIDYPIPGNDDAARAISLYCDLVAKAALDGIARQQGALGVDIGASIETPVEPTLDEAPAEAPAADAKDA; encoded by the coding sequence ATGGCATTGCCTGATTTCAGCATGCGCCAGCTTCTTGAAGCTGGTGTTCACTTCGGCCACCAGACTCACCGCTGGAACCCGAAGATGGCGCCCTACATCTTCGGCGCCCGCAACAACATCCACGTCATCGACCTGTCGCAGACCGTGCCGCTCCTCGAGCAGGCGCTGAAACAGGTTTCGGACACCGTCGCCAAGGGCGGCCGCGTTCTCTTCGTCGGCACCAAGCGCCAGGCGTCGGACATCGTCGCTGACGCCGCTCAGCGTTCGGCACAGTATTACGTCAACTCGCGTTGGCTGGGCGGCATGCTCACCAACTGGAAGACGATCTCGAACTCGATCTCGCGCCTGCGCAAGCTCGACGAGATGCTGTCGGGCGGCGAAGCACAGGGCTTCACCAAGAAGGAGCGCCTGAACCTCGACCGCGAGCGCGAGAAGCTCGACAAGGCACTGGGCGGCATCAAGGACATGGGCTCGACGCCCGACCTGATGTTCGTGATCGACACCAACAAGGAAGCGATCGCGATCCTCGAAGCCAAGCGTCTGGGCATTCCGGTCGTCGCGATCATCGATTCGAACTGCGACCCGGACAAGATCGACTACCCGATCCCGGGCAACGATGACGCCGCCCGCGCGATTTCGCTGTATTGCGATCTGGTCGCCAAGGCTGCTCTCGACGGTATCGCGCGCCAGCAGGGCGCGCTCGGCGTCGACATCGGCGCTTCGATCGAGACCCCGGTCGAGCCGACGCTCGACGAGGCACCGGCTGAAGCTCCGGCTGCGGACGCCAAGGACGCGTAA
- a CDS encoding DUF4031 domain-containing protein: MAVYVDDAIWKWANKRWCHMLADDEAELHRFASRIGIHRSAYQGPPKTSAPHYDLTGFERDRAVRMGALAVDRAGILAVFRKVKVTGAKGTRRAVTAAAE; this comes from the coding sequence TTGGCGGTGTATGTCGACGACGCGATCTGGAAGTGGGCGAACAAGCGCTGGTGCCACATGCTCGCCGACGACGAGGCCGAGCTTCACCGCTTCGCATCGCGGATCGGTATCCATCGCTCAGCCTATCAGGGGCCGCCCAAGACGTCCGCGCCGCACTACGACCTCACCGGTTTCGAGCGCGACCGCGCGGTCCGCATGGGGGCGCTCGCGGTGGACAGGGCAGGGATCCTCGCGGTGTTCCGCAAGGTCAAGGTGACGGGCGCGAAAGGAACCAGGCGTGCGGTCACCGCTGCGGCGGAGTGA
- a CDS encoding cell envelope integrity EipB family protein, producing MRVTRLALPAILLATAGTVAPASAAGLIPHRAVYDLALDNASDRSGITGISGRMVYEFNGSACDGYTVTFRFVTQIDTAEASRVTDQQTTTFEDGEGHNFNFVTRSFIDQSLDKELKGKATLTPDATVVSLQKPEVQEVELGATQFPTQHLLEMLKKAEDGETFYETSLYDASEDADKVMTTTVIIGKEAQPKTNDPELSVIEPIAKDGFWPVDVAYFDMSGDEEGEELPTYRISFKLHESGVTRDLTMDYGDFTMTGRLVDLSMFDAPEACAE from the coding sequence ATGCGCGTCACGCGCCTCGCCTTGCCTGCCATCCTGCTTGCCACCGCCGGCACTGTTGCGCCCGCGTCCGCAGCCGGCCTCATTCCTCACCGCGCCGTCTATGATCTGGCGCTCGACAATGCGTCGGACCGATCCGGCATCACCGGCATCAGCGGCCGCATGGTCTACGAGTTCAACGGCTCGGCCTGCGACGGTTACACGGTGACGTTCCGATTCGTCACGCAGATCGACACCGCCGAGGCCTCGCGGGTGACGGACCAGCAGACCACGACGTTCGAGGACGGGGAGGGGCATAACTTCAATTTCGTGACCCGGTCCTTCATCGACCAGTCGCTGGATAAGGAGTTGAAGGGCAAGGCGACTTTGACCCCGGATGCGACGGTCGTCTCGCTGCAGAAGCCTGAAGTCCAGGAAGTGGAGCTCGGCGCCACGCAGTTCCCGACACAGCATCTCCTCGAAATGCTGAAGAAAGCCGAGGACGGCGAGACCTTCTACGAGACGAGCCTGTATGACGCGTCGGAGGATGCCGACAAGGTGATGACCACCACCGTCATCATCGGCAAGGAAGCCCAGCCGAAGACCAACGACCCCGAACTCTCCGTGATAGAACCGATCGCCAAGGACGGTTTCTGGCCGGTCGATGTCGCCTATTTCGACATGAGCGGTGACGAGGAGGGCGAGGAACTGCCGACCTACCGCATCAGCTTCAAGCTCCATGAGAGCGGCGTGACGCGCGACCTCACCATGGACTATGGCGACTTCACCATGACCGGCAGGCTGGTCGATCTGTCGATGTTCGACGCGCCTGAGGCCTGCGCCGAATAG
- a CDS encoding RidA family protein produces the protein MVDTIHKRLADLGVTLPAAAAPAANYVPYSQSDKLLLTAGQLPLAGGKLISTGLLGRDLDTDAGKDAAKQCAINILAQIQAATGDLEQIAKLVKITVFVASTPDFTEQHLVANGASDFLADALGDRGKHARSAVGVACLPLNAPVEIEAIVELK, from the coding sequence ATGGTAGACACAATCCATAAACGGCTCGCAGATCTGGGTGTGACGCTTCCCGCAGCCGCCGCGCCCGCCGCCAACTACGTGCCCTATTCCCAAAGCGACAAGCTTCTGCTCACGGCCGGCCAGCTTCCGCTGGCAGGCGGCAAGCTCATATCGACCGGGCTTCTGGGGCGCGATCTCGACACGGACGCCGGCAAGGACGCCGCCAAACAGTGCGCGATCAACATCCTTGCGCAAATCCAGGCGGCGACGGGCGATCTCGAGCAGATCGCGAAGCTGGTGAAGATCACCGTCTTCGTCGCCTCGACGCCCGATTTCACCGAGCAGCATCTGGTGGCCAACGGCGCTTCGGACTTTCTGGCCGACGCGCTGGGCGATCGCGGCAAGCATGCCCGCTCGGCGGTCGGCGTCGCGTGCCTGCCGCTGAACGCGCCGGTCGAAATCGAAGCCATCGTCGAACTCAAATAG
- a CDS encoding glycerophosphodiester phosphodiesterase, translated as MSDISWLTRRPIAHRGFHDLNVKRWENTLSAFDAAIDKGYAIECDVHLSSDGVPVVFHDHVLTRLVGQEGHVHDKTAADLAQMRVGGTDDHVPTLAEMLARVRGRVPLVIELKGIEGQDTGLVAAVAQALDGYEGEAAIMSFDHWLIRQFETDAPGIPAGLTAHGRTIRDLEAHFSMLAHPISFVSFGVMDLPNPFVTFVREKLAMPVITWTVRDQWAQDLTTAHADQMTFEGFDAA; from the coding sequence ATGTCGGACATCTCCTGGCTTACGCGCCGCCCGATCGCGCATCGCGGCTTCCACGATTTGAACGTCAAGCGTTGGGAAAACACGCTGTCGGCCTTCGACGCCGCGATCGACAAGGGATACGCGATCGAGTGCGACGTGCATCTGTCGTCGGACGGCGTGCCGGTCGTGTTCCACGATCATGTGCTGACGCGCCTTGTGGGTCAGGAAGGGCATGTCCATGACAAGACGGCGGCCGACCTTGCGCAGATGAGGGTCGGCGGCACGGACGATCATGTGCCGACGCTGGCGGAAATGCTGGCGCGCGTGCGCGGCCGGGTGCCGCTCGTCATCGAGCTCAAGGGCATCGAGGGCCAGGATACCGGCCTCGTGGCAGCCGTGGCGCAGGCGCTGGACGGCTATGAGGGCGAGGCTGCGATCATGTCGTTCGACCATTGGCTGATCCGCCAGTTCGAGACCGATGCGCCGGGCATCCCGGCCGGGCTGACGGCGCATGGGCGCACGATCCGCGACCTCGAGGCGCATTTCTCGATGCTGGCGCATCCGATTTCGTTCGTGTCCTTCGGCGTGATGGACCTGCCCAACCCGTTCGTGACCTTCGTGCGCGAGAAGCTGGCGATGCCCGTCATCACCTGGACGGTGCGCGACCAGTGGGCGCAGGATTTGACCACCGCACATGCCGACCAGATGACGTTCGAGGGGTTCGACGCGGCCTGA
- a CDS encoding GNAT family N-acetyltransferase, producing the protein MEGFDRSEWDALAGASKSASGDTPYNPFISFDFLSILEESGCAARKTGWLAQHLRLEAPDGSLRGAVPCYLKSHSQGEYVFDYGWADAFERAGGQYYPKLQVSVPFTPATGPRLLAKTNHASPTTKRALAEGLKALCDRIGASSAHVTFAEQDDIDTLTESGFLHRMDQQFHFFNEGYGSYDDFLATLASRKRKALKRERREALASGIEIKWLTGSDLTEQVWDDFFAFYMDTGGRKWGTPYLNRTFFSLVGERMADDVLLVMAQRDGRNIAGAINFIGGDTLYGRNWGCVEDHPFLHFEVCYHQAIDFAIDRKLRVVEAGAQGEHKLARGYRPVVTHSAHHIAHPGLRRAVSDYLDRERREVVSVAEYLEEHTPFRKGE; encoded by the coding sequence ATGGAGGGGTTCGACCGCTCCGAGTGGGACGCGCTTGCGGGCGCGTCGAAGTCGGCCTCGGGCGACACGCCCTACAATCCCTTCATATCGTTCGATTTCCTCAGCATTCTGGAAGAAAGCGGCTGCGCCGCGCGCAAGACCGGTTGGCTCGCGCAGCATCTGCGCCTCGAAGCGCCGGACGGCTCGCTTCGGGGCGCGGTGCCCTGCTATCTCAAGAGCCACAGCCAGGGCGAATACGTCTTCGACTATGGCTGGGCGGATGCGTTCGAGCGGGCCGGCGGGCAGTATTATCCGAAATTGCAGGTCTCGGTTCCGTTCACGCCCGCCACCGGCCCGCGCTTGCTGGCGAAGACGAACCACGCTTCGCCGACGACAAAGCGCGCGCTGGCCGAGGGATTGAAAGCGCTGTGCGACCGCATCGGTGCGTCCTCTGCCCATGTGACATTCGCCGAACAAGACGACATCGACACGCTCACCGAGAGCGGGTTCCTGCATCGCATGGACCAGCAGTTCCACTTCTTCAACGAAGGCTATGGAAGCTATGACGATTTTCTTGCGACGCTTGCGTCGCGCAAGCGCAAGGCGCTGAAGCGCGAGCGCCGCGAAGCGCTGGCCTCCGGCATCGAGATCAAATGGCTGACCGGCTCGGACCTCACGGAACAGGTGTGGGACGACTTCTTCGCCTTCTACATGGATACCGGCGGACGAAAATGGGGCACGCCCTATCTCAACCGCACATTCTTCTCGCTGGTCGGCGAACGCATGGCCGACGACGTGCTGCTGGTGATGGCACAGCGGGATGGTCGCAACATTGCCGGCGCCATCAACTTCATCGGCGGCGACACGCTCTACGGTCGCAACTGGGGCTGCGTCGAGGACCACCCCTTCCTGCATTTCGAGGTATGCTATCATCAGGCGATCGACTTTGCGATCGACCGGAAACTTCGGGTGGTCGAGGCAGGCGCGCAAGGCGAGCACAAGCTGGCGCGCGGCTATCGGCCCGTCGTGACCCACTCGGCGCACCACATCGCCCATCCGGGCCTGCGGCGCGCGGTCTCGGACTATCTCGACAGGGAGCGCCGCGAGGTCGTGTCGGTGGCGGAGTATCTCGAGGAGCATACGCCGTTCAGGAAGGGCGAATAG
- a CDS encoding HIT family protein has protein sequence MSTAYDPDNVFAKILRGALPAEKLYEDDATFAFMDIMPRGDGHCLVIPKAPSRNILDVEADSLAAVAATTQKLARAVVKAFDADGVTVQQFNEPAGGQVVFHLHVHIIPRFDGVNLKPHTGEMADPAVLATHAEKIRAAL, from the coding sequence ATGTCCACCGCCTACGACCCAGACAACGTCTTCGCCAAAATCCTGCGCGGCGCCCTGCCGGCCGAGAAACTCTACGAGGATGACGCGACGTTTGCGTTCATGGACATCATGCCGCGCGGCGACGGGCATTGCCTGGTGATTCCCAAAGCGCCGTCGCGCAACATTCTGGATGTCGAGGCAGACAGCCTCGCCGCCGTCGCGGCGACGACCCAGAAACTGGCGCGTGCGGTGGTGAAGGCTTTCGACGCCGATGGCGTGACCGTGCAGCAGTTCAACGAACCGGCGGGCGGCCAGGTCGTCTTCCACCTGCATGTCCACATCATCCCGCGATTCGACGGGGTGAACCTCAAGCCGCACACGGGCGAAATGGCCGACCCGGCCGTTCTCGCTACGCACGCCGAAAAGATCAGGGCAGCGCTGTAG
- a CDS encoding AzlD domain-containing protein — MTFTAIDTWWWPYLFILVAGWLATDVWRFLGVYLGGRIREDSEALVMVRALATALVAAVIGNLIVFPSGSLADAPLALRLLAAGSGFVAYILIGKRVVVGIAVAEAVLLAGLYAIGFS, encoded by the coding sequence ATGACGTTTACCGCGATAGACACATGGTGGTGGCCGTATCTCTTCATCCTCGTTGCCGGATGGCTTGCGACAGACGTCTGGCGGTTCCTCGGCGTCTATCTCGGCGGTCGGATCAGGGAGGATTCGGAAGCGCTCGTCATGGTGCGCGCGCTGGCGACGGCGCTGGTCGCGGCCGTCATCGGCAATCTCATCGTCTTTCCGAGCGGCTCGCTTGCCGATGCGCCGCTTGCGCTTCGCCTGCTCGCGGCGGGATCGGGGTTCGTCGCCTACATCTTGATTGGCAAGCGCGTGGTCGTGGGGATCGCAGTCGCGGAGGCCGTCCTTCTGGCAGGCCTCTACGCGATCGGTTTCAGCTAA
- a CDS encoding AzlC family ABC transporter permease, with amino-acid sequence MISPNPNSPPKPSTYRYWFLRGILAAASIPALLLMSAFVGFAGLAREAGITLAQAVFMTGVVWALPAKVVLIGAILAGSSLPAAAFAVALSSVRLTPMVVALVPELRTERTRPWVLYLLSHFVAVTSWVLAMERVKHVPRDMRTVYYGGLGGSLVLANMVVVAIVYAIAGSLPPALSAALLLLTPMYFLTSLWGSARESASHVAMAFGLILGPLFHLWLPGFDLLAAGLIGGIGAYAIHRLMRARAPE; translated from the coding sequence ATGATCTCGCCGAATCCGAACTCCCCACCAAAGCCGTCCACCTACCGCTACTGGTTCCTCCGGGGCATCCTTGCGGCTGCTTCCATCCCGGCGCTGTTGCTGATGAGCGCATTCGTGGGGTTCGCCGGCCTCGCGCGCGAGGCGGGAATCACGCTGGCGCAGGCCGTTTTCATGACGGGTGTCGTCTGGGCGCTGCCGGCGAAGGTGGTGCTGATCGGCGCGATCCTGGCGGGCAGTTCGCTCCCGGCCGCAGCCTTCGCGGTCGCGCTGTCCTCGGTGCGGCTGACGCCGATGGTCGTCGCGCTCGTGCCGGAACTGCGCACCGAGCGCACGCGACCGTGGGTTCTCTACCTGCTGTCGCATTTCGTCGCCGTCACCTCGTGGGTGCTGGCGATGGAGCGGGTCAAGCATGTTCCGCGCGACATGCGGACCGTCTACTATGGCGGGCTCGGCGGCTCGCTCGTGCTGGCCAACATGGTGGTCGTGGCGATCGTCTACGCGATTGCCGGAAGCCTGCCGCCCGCCTTGTCGGCGGCGCTGCTGCTGCTGACGCCGATGTATTTCCTGACGTCCCTGTGGGGTTCGGCGCGCGAATCGGCCAGCCATGTCGCGATGGCATTCGGGCTCATCCTCGGGCCGCTGTTCCATCTCTGGCTGCCCGGCTTCGACCTGCTCGCGGCAGGCCTGATCGGCGGCATCGGTGCCTACGCGATTCATCGCCTCATGCGGGCGAGGGCACCCGAATGA